A region from the Lolium perenne isolate Kyuss_39 chromosome 4, Kyuss_2.0, whole genome shotgun sequence genome encodes:
- the LOC127295591 gene encoding uncharacterized protein — translation MGKEGWQAETMERKIHGGPLTLEKYHRFFADPWGARITIDHLNHILSMHGFVKLHRQHKRKIMDHLVGQVDLQPPRRSTLHTAARLAAANIVAAQAVADVAAIGWTECPIGCVSVYAGFGEAPAAPLEPMPPPADHVLSLAVRRARSKRTRGSAYPRRAASKEALWVKDEDLEEGEIWQPPPSPPPLWARSPTPPPPPPSPPRPQTVVPPPPSSTCSVQSKLEPILSSPPDFSSPSPPGFGSPQPPGFSSHPPPCTSRPTLAPLPIPQGFVSPAPRCWSQPTLAPLPPPPKGFRAPQVTPPPPQLSWGLPLPTVQPPSGPGAPPAFTHHFQPAGPAPHWRPTMPPSYPAACWGAPSVLPPQQTPWRWPLPPPRWAPPHMQQHQRPTPPWGCMRPSAPPGSTSAACPGAAV, via the exons ATGGGCAAGGAGGGGTGGCAAGCGGAGACCATGGAGAGGAAGATACACGGAGGGCCCCTGACGCTGGAGAAGTACCACCGCTTCTTCGCCGATCCATGGGGCGCCCGCATCACCATCGACCACCTCAACCAC ATCCTCTCCATGCATGGCTTCGTCAAGCTCCACCGCCAGCACAAG AGGAAAATCATGGACCACCTGGTGGGGCAGGTGGACCTGCAGCCGCCGCGCCGCTCCACGCTGCACACCGCGGCCCGGCTCGCCGCCGCGAACATCGTCGCCGCGCAGGCCGTGGCCGACGTCGCCGCGATCGGCTGGACGGAGTGCCCCATCGGCTGCGTCTCCGTCTACGCCGGCTTCGGGGAGGCCCCGGCGGCGCCGCTGGAGCCCATGCCCCCGCCGGCGGACCACGTGCTCTCGCTGGCGGTGCGCCGCGCGCGGTCCAAGCGGACGCGCGGCTCCGCTTACCCGCGCCGTGCCGCGTCCAAGGAGGCGCTGTGGGTGAAGGACGAGGACCTGGAAGAGGGGGAGATTTGGCAGCCACCACCATCCCCTCCGCCGCTGTGGGCGCGGTCCCcgactccgccgcctccgcctccgtcgCCCCCGCGGCCACAGACTGTGGTGCCTCCTCCTCCTTCGTCGACGTGCTCGGTCCAGTCTAAGTTGGAGCCGATCCTCTCATCGCCACCAGACTTCAGCTCGCCATCACCACCAGGCTTCGGCTCGCCACAGCCACCCGGCTTCAGCTCGCACCCGCCACCGTGCACGAGCCGGCCTACATTGGCGCCGCTCCCTATCCCACAGGGCTTCGTCTCGCCGGCACCACGGTGCTGGAGCCAGCCTACGTTGGCGCCGCTCCCTCCACCACCAAAAGGCTTCCGTGCGCCCCAGGTGACGCCTCCTCCTCCGCAGCTATCCTGGGGCTTGCCGTTGCCTACTGTGCAACCGCCGTCAGGCCCAGGAGCGCCGCCTGCGTTCACGCATCATTTTCAGCCTGCAGGACCGGCACCACACTGGCGACCGACGATGCCGCCGTCTTATCCAGCAGCGTGCTGGGGCGCGCCCTCTGTGCTGCCGCCACAGCAAACGCCCTGGCGCTGGCCGCTTCCACCGCCGCGCTGGGCACCGCCTCATATGCAGCAGCACCAGCGGCCGACGCCACCCTGGGGCTGCATGAGGCCGTCGGCACCTCCTGGCTCAACATCCGCCGCGTGTCCTGGAGCAGCAGTATAG
- the LOC127347675 gene encoding uncharacterized protein — translation MEGDMIGAFQAEYEEAMLNLEAEPRRPRRRREFTAAQSAWRKDVECAFGVLKARFNILAVPGRSYSRRTLGLIMRACVILHNMIIDDERDTNLENIYETVDSNVGPTIHNNAPPSLAAMIQMDNEMRDSPMYT, via the coding sequence ATGGAGGGTGATATGATCGGTGCATTCCAGGCAGAGTATGAGGAGGCGATGCTCAACCTCGAGGCGGAGCCAAGACGGCCGCGACGCCGCCGAGAGTTCACTGCTGCTCAATCCGCTTGGCGCAAAGATGTCGAGTGTGCCTTTGGAGTGCTGAAGGCTAGGTTCAACATTCTAGCAGTTCCGGGACGCTCCTACTCGAGGCGTACTCTTGGGTtgatcatgcgtgcatgtgtcattctgcacaacatgatcatcgacgatGAGCGTGATACAAATTTGGAGAACATCTATGAGACAGTTGATTCCAATGTCGGCCCTACGATACACAACAATGCACCACCAAGCCTAGCAGCCATGATTCAGATGGACAACGAAATGAGGGATTCACCGATGTATACATAG
- the LOC127295590 gene encoding uncharacterized protein — MNINLFRDFMYAARLILLCTARSQIISVHGFTKLHRFTKRRIMEHLVGQVDLQPPRRSTLHTAARLSAASVVAAQAVADVAAIGWTECPIGSVAGFAGFGEDPPEPLEPMPRPADHVLSLAVRRARSKRTRGSAYPRRAASEKGKVKDEEEEEKGEIWRPPPSTPPLRVRSPTPPPSAPSSPRPQTMVPAPPSSPCRRQPKLEPILSSPPPPGIDSPPPPGSGSPPPPDSSSSLPPRWSRPTLAPLSAPPARFVSPLLPTPPVGFGSSQVPPPPGPGAPPTFKHHLQPAGPRPLWRPTVPLSNPAPCPGAPSVLPRQQAPWRWPLAPPRRAPPHMQHYQRPPPPWGWMRRSAPPPVPPQHPPRFEEQQHTPQPRQVIYF, encoded by the exons ATGAATATAAATCTGTTTCGGGATTTCATGTATGCTGCGCGTTTGATTCTGCTATGTACGGCCCGCTCGCAGATCATCTCCGTGCATGGCTTCACCAAGCTCCACCGCTTCACCAAG AGGCGAATCATGGAGCACCTGGTGGGGCAGGTGGACCTGCAGCCGCCGCGCCGCTCCACGCTGCACACCGCGGCCCGGCTCTCCGCCGCGAGCGTCGTCGCCGCGCAGGCCGTGGCCGACGTCGCCGCGATCGGCTGGACGGAGTGCCCCATCGGCTCCGTGGCAGGCTTCGCCGGCTTCGGGGAGGACCCGCCGGAGCCGCTGGAGCCCATGCCCCGGCCCGCCGACCACGTGCTCTCGCTGGCGGTGCGCCGCGCGCGGTCCAAGCGGACGCGCGGCTCTGCCTACCCGCGCCGTGCCGCGTCcgagaaggggaaggtgaaggacgaggaggaggaggagaagggggaGATTTGGCGGCCGCCACCGTCAACTCCACCGCTGCGTGTGCGCTCCCCGACTCCGCCGCCTTCGGCCCCATCGTCCCCGCGGCCACAGACCATGGTGCCTGCTCCGCCTTCGTCGCCGTGCCGTCGCCAGCCTAAGTTGGAGCCGATCCTCTCGTCGCCACCACCACCAGGCATCGACTCGCCCCCGCCACCAGGCTCCGGCTCGCCACCACCACCAGACTCCAGCTCGTCTCTGCCACCGCGCTGGAGCCGGCCTACATTGGCGCCGCTCTCTGCGCCACCGGCACGCTTCGTCTCGCCGCTGCTCCCTACCCCACCAGTAGGCTTCGGTTCGTCCCAGGTGCCACCGCCGCCAGGCCCTGGAGCGCCGCCTACGTTCAAGCATCATCTTCAGCCTGCAGGACCGCGACCACTCTGGCGACCGACGGTGCCGCTGTCCAATCCTGCACCGTGCCCGGGCGCGCCCTCAGTGCTGCCGCGACAGCAAGCGCCATGGCGCTGGCCGCTTGCACCGCCGCGACGGGCACCGCCACATATGCAGCACTACCAGCGGCCGCCGCCACCCTGGGGCTGGATGAGGCGGTCGGCACCTCCCCCTGTGCCGCCACAACACCCGCCGCGTTTTGAGGAGCAACAGCATACGCCGCAGCCCAGGCAGGTGATTTACTTTTAG